In Rickettsia endosymbiont of Gonocerus acuteangulatus, the following are encoded in one genomic region:
- a CDS encoding FeS assembly protein IscX encodes MHWHELDIEEITEQLEDNYHDQYNDIKLSGLKRLIESLIDSESFEGEIKEITLEEILERWGEIREENE; translated from the coding sequence ATGCATTGGCACGAGCTTGATATTGAAGAAATAACTGAACAGCTTGAAGATAATTATCATGATCAATATAATGATATTAAGCTTTCAGGATTGAAACGACTTATTGAATCTTTAATAGATTCAGAAAGTTTTGAAGGAGAGATTAAAGAAATAACGCTAGAAGAAATTTTAGAAAGATGGGGAGAAATTAGGGAAGAAAACGAGTAA
- a CDS encoding helix-turn-helix transcriptional regulator — protein sequence MSNLKTKINELMAQRKMSAKDIENLTGLSRNTVNSIIFGSSKNPGIYTIKQLANALNVKVESLISDNKETQIDILNPEQIKLFGEVVSLTTNIISDKNIDFSMHKITSIIQEVYQCALKGKSEEVQKHLAEYLMDMHIDSANKI from the coding sequence ATGTCAAATTTAAAAACCAAAATTAATGAGTTAATGGCTCAAAGAAAAATGAGTGCTAAAGATATTGAAAATTTAACAGGATTAAGTAGAAATACTGTTAATAGTATAATATTTGGTAGCTCTAAAAACCCTGGCATTTATACTATTAAGCAATTAGCAAATGCTTTGAATGTTAAGGTAGAATCCTTAATTTCTGATAATAAAGAAACTCAAATTGATATTTTAAATCCAGAACAAATAAAATTATTTGGCGAAGTTGTAAGCCTTACTACAAATATTATTTCCGACAAAAACATTGATTTTTCTATGCATAAAATTACTTCTATTATACAAGAAGTATATCAATGTGCTTTAAAAGGCAAGTCGGAAGAAGTACAAAAGCATTTAGCAGAATATTTAATGGATATGCACATAGACTCTGCAAACAAAATTTAA
- a CDS encoding IS630 family transposase, with translation MARAYAIELRLRVIKAVEAGIRISKVSKLFNVSRDTIYKWKKLKDKQGTLEAATGYQKGHSHKIKDSESFKEFFKANMNKTSKELAKQWGNIASVTILRQIRKLGYSYKKTHFHPKRDIKLRNEFIAKIQTITKDKLVYLDESGIEDNACKEYGWSIIGQRCYGEKVYQHKFRISMIAGLCNGNLIAPVIFEGNCNTEVFKTYIRDVLITELQPGQTVIMDNINFHKNSKVKEFIESVGCTILYLPTYSPDLNPIEHYWFKIKNEIRKVVGDFETFYDAVFNTIKLSVS, from the coding sequence ATGGCACGAGCATATGCAATAGAACTAAGACTAAGAGTTATAAAAGCTGTAGAAGCAGGGATACGAATAAGTAAGGTAAGTAAATTATTTAATGTAAGTCGTGATACTATATATAAATGGAAAAAATTAAAAGATAAGCAAGGTACTTTAGAAGCAGCAACTGGTTATCAGAAAGGACATAGTCATAAGATAAAAGATTCAGAATCTTTTAAAGAATTTTTTAAAGCTAATATGAATAAAACATCAAAGGAGTTAGCAAAGCAATGGGGTAATATTGCATCTGTAACTATTTTAAGACAAATCAGAAAACTTGGCTATAGCTATAAAAAAACTCATTTTCATCCGAAAAGAGATATTAAATTAAGAAATGAATTTATAGCAAAGATACAAACCATCACAAAAGACAAATTAGTATATCTTGATGAATCTGGAATAGAGGATAATGCTTGCAAAGAGTATGGATGGAGCATTATAGGACAAAGGTGTTATGGAGAAAAGGTGTATCAACATAAATTTAGAATAAGTATGATAGCTGGTCTTTGTAATGGTAATCTTATTGCTCCTGTAATATTTGAAGGTAATTGTAATACAGAGGTCTTTAAAACTTATATTAGGGATGTATTAATTACAGAATTACAACCTGGGCAAACCGTTATTATGGATAACATTAATTTTCATAAAAATTCTAAAGTTAAAGAGTTCATTGAATCCGTTGGTTGTACCATATTGTATTTACCAACTTACTCTCCTGATTTAAATCCTATAGAGCATTACTGGTTTAAGATAAAAAATGAAATTAGGAAAGTTGTAGGAGATTTTGAAACATTTTATGATGCTGTTTTTAATACTATTAAATTGTCAGTATCTTAA